A genomic segment from Deinococcus sp. YIM 77859 encodes:
- the rny gene encoding ribonuclease Y codes for MIIVYVILALLAGLAGGFLRGQSRGRQQRAAIDDQLQQAAQAEAQRLRAEAEQDVRLLREQAERQAAQQLQAAARRLQEADERERQTTLQLEAEREQLQLLRRQIEAERTRALQDAAREREALNAERQETRREREELKREIERLNRRAEQLDARGDKLDALEERLEGQLRALQAQEAELAERARQTELKRYEVAGLTKEAARAQILEQLDAELEEEKAIRVRAMTERATADAKRAARELIAQAIQRSASETSTQLSVSVVPIPNDAMKGRLIGREGRNIRAFEALTGVDLIIDDTPEAVILSSFNPLRREVARHVLEALVADGRIHPTRIEEMVHKAQDEMKTFIHTQGEEAAIEAGVVGLKPGLVQLLGRMYFRSSYGQNVLKHSVQVAHLTGIMADELGLDAALARRAGLMHDIGKSIDREIEGTHVEIGIHLARRFGEPPEVIDAIAHHHDPENGETLYSVLVAAADAISAARPGARREELEAYVRRLEQLEQIAVSFPGVQQAYAIQAGREVRVIVQPDKVTDAQATLLAREIAGRVEQDMEYPGQVQVTVVRESRATGLAR; via the coding sequence ATGATCATCGTGTATGTCATTCTGGCGCTCCTGGCGGGGTTGGCGGGCGGGTTTCTCCGGGGGCAGTCGCGGGGGCGGCAGCAGCGGGCAGCCATCGACGACCAGCTTCAGCAGGCCGCGCAGGCCGAGGCGCAGCGCCTTCGCGCCGAGGCAGAACAGGACGTGCGGCTGCTGCGCGAGCAGGCCGAGCGCCAGGCCGCCCAGCAGCTACAGGCCGCAGCGCGCCGTCTCCAAGAGGCCGACGAGCGGGAGCGTCAAACCACCCTCCAACTGGAGGCCGAACGCGAACAGCTTCAGCTGCTGCGCAGGCAGATCGAGGCCGAGCGCACCCGAGCGCTTCAAGACGCCGCCCGGGAACGCGAGGCGCTGAACGCCGAACGTCAGGAAACCCGCCGCGAACGCGAGGAACTCAAGCGCGAGATCGAGCGCCTCAACCGCCGCGCCGAGCAGCTTGACGCGCGGGGCGACAAGCTGGACGCGCTGGAAGAACGCCTGGAAGGGCAACTGCGCGCTCTCCAGGCGCAGGAGGCAGAGCTGGCGGAGCGCGCCCGACAGACCGAACTCAAACGCTACGAGGTGGCGGGCCTCACCAAGGAGGCGGCCCGCGCCCAGATTCTGGAGCAACTCGACGCCGAGCTAGAGGAAGAAAAGGCCATTCGCGTTCGGGCGATGACCGAGCGCGCCACCGCCGACGCCAAGCGTGCCGCCCGTGAGCTGATCGCGCAGGCCATCCAGCGCAGCGCCTCCGAGACGAGCACCCAGCTCAGCGTATCGGTTGTGCCCATCCCCAACGACGCGATGAAGGGCCGCCTGATCGGGCGGGAGGGCCGCAACATCCGGGCGTTTGAGGCGCTGACCGGCGTGGACCTGATCATCGACGACACCCCTGAGGCGGTGATTCTGTCCTCCTTTAATCCCCTGCGGCGTGAGGTCGCGCGGCACGTGCTTGAAGCCCTGGTGGCCGACGGGCGCATTCATCCCACCCGCATCGAGGAGATGGTGCACAAGGCCCAGGACGAGATGAAGACCTTCATCCACACCCAGGGCGAGGAGGCGGCCATCGAGGCGGGCGTCGTGGGCCTCAAGCCGGGGCTGGTCCAACTGCTTGGAAGGATGTATTTTCGCTCGAGCTACGGCCAGAACGTGCTGAAGCACTCCGTACAGGTCGCGCACCTGACCGGCATCATGGCGGACGAACTGGGCCTGGATGCAGCGCTGGCCCGCCGCGCAGGCTTGATGCACGACATCGGCAAGAGCATTGACCGTGAGATCGAGGGCACGCACGTTGAGATCGGCATTCACCTTGCCCGGCGCTTTGGAGAGCCGCCGGAGGTGATCGACGCCATCGCCCACCACCACGACCCAGAAAACGGCGAGACACTGTATTCCGTGCTTGTGGCCGCGGCCGATGCGATCAGCGCCGCCCGGCCAGGGGCGCGGCGCGAGGAACTAGAAGCCTACGTGCGCCGCCTAGAGCAGCTGGAACAGATCGCCGTCTCCTTTCCCGGAGTGCAGCAGGCCTACGCCATTCAGGCGGGCCGGGAGGTGCGCGTGATTGTGCAGCCAGACAAGGTGACCGACGCGCAGGCCACCCTCCTCGCGCGCGAGATCGCCGGGCGCGTCGAGCAGGATATGGAGTACCCCGGCCAGGTGCAGGTGACGGTCGTGCGTGAGAGCCGAGCAACGGGGCTAGCCCGCTAG
- a CDS encoding sulfurtransferase encodes MTRPESPLKDAVWLLAHLQDPQLRVLDCRYALTDPLVGRIAYLEGHVPGAVYADLETDLSGPVRPDGGGGRHPLPDPQVLANWLGSVGIGNDSVVIAYDDPSGGQGFYATRAWWLLRWLGHRQVYVLDGGWPAFLRAGGEPSTAEPTFAPTTFTPEVQPDMVATAADVAQRGANTLLIDARAPARYRGDVEPLDRKAGHIPGALNREWTGALTEDGRWRDAAAQAARLNVGDAATITYCGSGVSATPNLLARELAGVPLGPHNRLYAGSWSDWISDDTRPVATGEAP; translated from the coding sequence ATGACCCGGCCTGAATCTCCCCTCAAGGACGCCGTCTGGCTGCTCGCCCATCTGCAAGACCCACAGTTGCGGGTCCTGGACTGCCGGTACGCGCTGACAGACCCTTTGGTGGGCCGCATCGCCTACCTCGAGGGGCACGTGCCAGGTGCGGTCTACGCGGATCTAGAAACGGACCTCAGCGGTCCGGTTCGGCCAGACGGTGGGGGCGGACGGCATCCACTGCCTGACCCCCAGGTGCTGGCGAATTGGCTGGGCAGCGTGGGGATCGGGAATGACAGCGTGGTCATCGCGTATGACGACCCCAGTGGTGGGCAGGGCTTCTATGCCACCCGGGCCTGGTGGCTGCTGCGTTGGTTGGGGCACCGGCAGGTCTACGTGCTCGACGGGGGATGGCCCGCCTTCCTGAGGGCGGGGGGAGAGCCCAGCACCGCCGAGCCGACCTTCGCCCCCACGACCTTCACGCCGGAGGTGCAGCCCGACATGGTCGCTACTGCAGCCGACGTGGCCCAGCGGGGCGCGAACACGCTGCTGATCGATGCGCGCGCCCCGGCCCGCTACCGGGGCGACGTGGAGCCGCTCGACCGCAAGGCCGGGCATATCCCCGGTGCCCTGAACCGCGAGTGGACTGGGGCGCTTACGGAGGACGGACGCTGGCGGGACGCTGCCGCCCAGGCTGCGCGCCTGAACGTGGGAGACGCCGCCACCATCACCTACTGCGGGAGTGGCGTGAGCGCTACCCCGAACCTGCTCGCCCGGGAACTCGCCGGAGTTCCCCTGGGGCCGCACAACCGCCTCTACGCCGGGTCGTGGAGCGACTGGATCAGCGACGACACCAGGCCGGTGGCGACGGGTGAGGCGCCGTAA
- a CDS encoding DUF3105 domain-containing protein, giving the protein MKRLLLLPLLSLALAACAQKGIEGVQTFDYQGGDHRPGSLVYAENPPAGGAHNTLWQNCGVYDQPLYNEYAVHSLEHGAVWITYRPDLAPEGVAALKALVDGRPYTILSPYEGLPSPVVASAWNAQLAVESPTDERLKAFLDKYEQGPTAPERGAACSGGYSGTR; this is encoded by the coding sequence ATGAAGCGTCTTCTCCTCCTTCCCCTGCTGTCCCTCGCGCTCGCGGCCTGTGCCCAGAAGGGCATTGAGGGCGTTCAGACCTTTGACTACCAGGGGGGTGACCACCGGCCCGGCTCGCTGGTGTATGCCGAGAACCCGCCCGCCGGTGGAGCACACAACACCCTGTGGCAGAACTGCGGCGTCTATGACCAACCCCTGTACAACGAGTACGCGGTGCACAGTCTGGAACACGGGGCCGTGTGGATCACCTACCGCCCCGACCTCGCTCCGGAGGGGGTCGCGGCCCTCAAGGCGCTTGTGGACGGGCGGCCCTACACCATCCTGAGCCCCTACGAGGGGCTGCCCTCCCCGGTTGTGGCGAGCGCCTGGAACGCGCAGCTCGCGGTGGAGAGCCCGACCGACGAGCGCCTCAAAGCCTTCCTCGACAAGTACGAGCAGGGACCGACCGCACCCGAGCGCGGCGCGGCCTGTTCCGGGGGGTACAGCGGCACACGCTAA
- a CDS encoding 3'-5' exonuclease gives MSALPRLAALHQPIIFVDTETGGRDPARHPLLTVGLVTLTPQGEVTRPLHLRVRHEQYDVEADAMAVNGIDLTAHHSGAQPPEQVAEAIRTYAREVGRVMLGGHNLHFDLGFLRPLLPDLNSVFRRGRVDTKLTAQFLIHAGLLPRQVGTPLDQLAAHFGLTYRAHDALEDAAVTARVYAELLRVTLR, from the coding sequence ATGAGCGCCCTTCCTCGCCTGGCCGCCCTCCACCAGCCCATCATCTTCGTAGACACCGAGACGGGCGGGCGTGACCCGGCGCGGCATCCACTCCTCACCGTCGGGCTGGTCACCCTCACGCCGCAGGGTGAGGTCACGCGGCCCCTGCACCTGCGGGTACGGCACGAGCAGTACGACGTGGAGGCGGACGCCATGGCCGTCAACGGGATCGACCTCACGGCGCACCACAGCGGGGCGCAGCCGCCCGAGCAGGTGGCGGAGGCCATCCGCACCTATGCCCGCGAGGTTGGGCGAGTGATGCTGGGCGGGCACAACCTGCATTTCGATCTGGGCTTTCTGCGCCCGTTGCTGCCGGACCTGAACAGCGTGTTTCGGCGGGGGCGGGTGGACACCAAACTCACGGCCCAGTTCCTGATTCACGCGGGGCTCCTTCCGCGCCAGGTGGGAACGCCGCTCGATCAGCTCGCGGCGCACTTCGGCCTGACGTACCGCGCCCACGACGCACTGGAGGACGCGGCGGTAACGGCCCGGGTCTACGCGGAACTCCTGCGGGTAACACTGCGCTGA
- a CDS encoding MBL fold metallo-hydrolase produces the protein MHLQSLGAALTVTGSAHLLSSRGGPVLIDCGLFQGGEELEARNREAFPFDPSDLAAVIVTHAHLDHIGRLPLLVRRGYRGPILCTPPTAALAETVLLDSARLQVEGFRQDLRKARRVGREAEVQEPLYEEEDVHRTLALMRPRLDFGETLRAGPLRVTPQRAGHILGSAYLLIEADGERVIFSGDLGNRESGLQLDFTPPPPADAVVIESTYADRTHRSLAATLAEFREALCASVRAGGKILIPTFAIERAQFILYTLKNLMDAGEVPRIPIFLDSPMATRATSEYFEFGDELIPPIREALQGGEDPFWPSTLHVVPTSAESQRLNRYDGPAIILAGNGMMTGGRIQHHLKHHLWKPSTSLIIVSYQSPGSLGGRIVAGADRVRILGEEVLVRAQVHTIGGFSAHADQDDLLAFLATTGTPRVWLVHGEPHVMEAFLPVLAARGLTGNIVPDRQEVDLLSAAFPGGRPPGLPHRDGDAQERAGGE, from the coding sequence ATGCACCTTCAGAGTCTGGGGGCGGCCCTCACCGTGACGGGAAGCGCCCACCTGCTGAGTTCCCGCGGCGGTCCGGTTCTGATCGACTGTGGCCTCTTTCAGGGCGGTGAGGAGCTCGAGGCCCGCAACCGCGAAGCCTTTCCCTTCGATCCTTCCGATCTCGCCGCAGTGATCGTCACGCACGCACATCTCGACCACATCGGGCGGCTGCCGCTGCTGGTGAGGCGGGGGTACCGCGGCCCGATTCTCTGTACGCCGCCCACCGCAGCCCTAGCCGAGACGGTGCTGCTCGACTCTGCTCGCCTTCAGGTGGAGGGCTTTCGCCAGGACCTGCGCAAGGCTCGCCGCGTGGGCCGCGAAGCGGAGGTGCAAGAGCCGCTCTACGAGGAGGAGGACGTTCACCGTACGCTCGCGCTGATGCGGCCCCGGCTGGACTTTGGGGAAACCCTGCGCGCCGGACCCCTACGCGTCACGCCGCAGCGGGCTGGACATATCCTGGGCAGCGCCTACCTCCTCATCGAGGCGGATGGGGAACGGGTGATCTTTTCGGGCGACCTGGGCAACCGCGAGAGCGGCCTGCAGCTCGACTTCACGCCCCCGCCCCCCGCGGACGCCGTGGTGATCGAATCGACCTACGCCGACCGCACTCACCGCTCTCTTGCCGCCACCCTGGCGGAGTTTCGCGAGGCCCTCTGCGCGAGTGTTCGTGCGGGTGGCAAGATCCTGATTCCCACCTTTGCCATCGAGCGGGCGCAGTTCATCCTGTACACCCTCAAGAACCTGATGGACGCGGGCGAGGTGCCGCGCATTCCCATCTTCCTCGACTCTCCCATGGCCACCCGCGCCACCTCCGAGTATTTCGAGTTCGGCGACGAGCTGATCCCGCCCATCCGCGAGGCCCTGCAGGGCGGTGAGGATCCCTTCTGGCCCTCCACGCTGCACGTGGTGCCGACCAGTGCCGAGTCGCAACGCCTCAACCGCTACGACGGCCCCGCCATCATCCTGGCCGGAAACGGCATGATGACCGGCGGCCGGATTCAGCACCACCTCAAGCACCACCTCTGGAAGCCGAGCACCAGCCTGATCATCGTGAGTTACCAGTCTCCCGGCAGCCTAGGGGGCCGCATTGTGGCCGGAGCCGACCGTGTGCGCATCCTGGGTGAGGAGGTCCTGGTGCGTGCTCAGGTGCACACCATCGGCGGTTTCTCGGCACACGCCGACCAAGATGACCTGCTCGCCTTTCTCGCCACCACCGGCACGCCCCGCGTGTGGCTTGTCCACGGCGAGCCGCACGTGATGGAGGCCTTTTTGCCCGTCCTGGCCGCGCGCGGTCTGACCGGCAACATCGTGCCTGACCGTCAGGAGGTGGATCTCCTGAGTGCGGCTTTCCCTGGTGGGCGCCCGCCCGGTTTGCCCCACAGGGACGGTGACGCCCAGGAGCGGGCGGGGGGAGAGTAG
- a CDS encoding universal stress protein encodes MTDPLIFRAESGPNENGAATSFGRVAVGVDFSPASLHALEVARTRFPGAQLCLIHVTDARVTATPDLGGGLVPAALDPNLLQTLENADASRLSEVAREGEETELLVGDPVTGILDAAERWGAELIVVGTHSQGALEHFFVGSSAEKLVARSPVPVLTVRLPGERR; translated from the coding sequence ATGACAGACCCCCTGATCTTCCGGGCTGAAAGCGGCCCAAACGAGAACGGCGCGGCGACGTCTTTTGGACGCGTCGCCGTGGGCGTCGATTTCTCACCCGCGTCCCTGCACGCGCTCGAGGTGGCCCGGACTCGCTTTCCCGGGGCGCAGCTGTGTCTGATTCACGTCACTGACGCCCGCGTGACCGCCACACCCGACCTGGGGGGCGGCCTGGTGCCTGCTGCCCTTGACCCCAACCTGCTTCAGACCCTCGAGAACGCCGACGCCAGCCGCCTGAGCGAAGTGGCCCGCGAGGGGGAAGAGACCGAACTGCTCGTGGGCGACCCGGTGACCGGCATCCTGGACGCCGCAGAACGCTGGGGAGCCGAACTGATCGTGGTGGGCACACACTCGCAGGGCGCCCTCGAACACTTTTTCGTAGGAAGCAGCGCCGAGAAGCTGGTGGCGCGCAGCCCGGTCCCGGTTCTGACGGTGCGCCTGCCGGGGGAGCGGCGGTAA
- a CDS encoding LptA/OstA family protein, with product MRRLAALTLTLALGAALPAWVLAQETPAEGNETENAVIELVRRGEDGEERRIRIVRTGTSDETGIFTICGPQEDEPENAPNVAVFSESGPGGVRITIDKNVIRVPLAVVTQRPTEEGEGSDGRVEASAGSARFLDAVPEGKTDRLSRCAVEVTPQPAPDTVLVTQGRTELRGQKLVYDETDGIARIDGPISFRRPSEDGPLTGTSERIEVNVDEEQTVLVGNVVLNSQGGRVSRAARVEYDDQANTARLIGTPEQPAESRQGGDVLRAQVLLYDLDRNEVVARAGEGSTITGEFQDGETSPAPTSSSP from the coding sequence ATGCGGCGACTCGCAGCCTTGACGCTGACCCTCGCGCTGGGAGCGGCTCTGCCCGCCTGGGTGCTCGCCCAGGAGACGCCCGCCGAAGGCAACGAGACCGAGAACGCGGTCATCGAGCTTGTTCGCCGGGGGGAGGACGGCGAGGAGCGCCGGATTCGCATCGTCCGCACCGGGACAAGCGACGAGACGGGCATCTTCACCATCTGCGGACCCCAGGAGGATGAACCGGAGAACGCGCCCAACGTGGCCGTCTTCAGCGAGTCGGGGCCGGGTGGCGTGCGCATCACCATCGACAAGAACGTGATTCGGGTGCCCCTTGCCGTGGTCACCCAGCGCCCCACCGAGGAGGGCGAGGGGAGTGACGGCCGGGTGGAGGCGAGTGCCGGAAGCGCCCGTTTTCTCGACGCCGTACCCGAGGGCAAAACCGATCGCCTGAGCCGCTGTGCGGTCGAGGTCACGCCCCAACCCGCGCCGGACACGGTGCTGGTGACCCAGGGCCGCACGGAGCTTCGGGGCCAGAAACTCGTTTACGACGAGACGGACGGCATCGCCCGCATCGATGGGCCGATTTCCTTTCGCCGCCCGTCCGAGGATGGCCCGCTCACCGGCACCAGCGAGCGCATCGAGGTGAACGTGGACGAGGAACAGACGGTGCTTGTCGGCAACGTGGTGCTCAACAGCCAGGGCGGACGGGTCAGCCGAGCAGCCCGCGTTGAATACGACGACCAGGCAAACACCGCGCGCCTGATCGGGACTCCGGAGCAGCCTGCCGAGAGCCGTCAGGGCGGTGACGTCCTGCGCGCCCAGGTGCTGCTCTACGACCTCGACCGCAACGAGGTCGTGGCCCGCGCCGGCGAGGGCAGCACCATCACCGGCGAGTTTCAGGACGGCGAGACGAGCCCAGCCCCCACCTCTTCGAGCCCCTAA
- a CDS encoding TatD family hydrolase — translation MIDTHCHLDYLDDPASARGELGLSGMVCIGASPEHARNAVALAERFEDVWATVGLHPTDTGEDSAQARAEIEALARHPRVVGIGESGLDDYWDETKRAAQVAAFEWQLDLARRSGKPLVLHVRDKPGQDSAHRGVMDVLSAWPDVPVILHCFSGHPGLLACGLERGAFFGFAGNTTYKNAQEIQAAARQVPQDRLLLETDAPFLAPVPRRGQPNRPGYVRYTLDFIAGLRGIEAAALERITDENARRIYRLPGESRPGPEAEGDDPR, via the coding sequence ATGATCGACACCCACTGCCACCTCGACTATCTCGACGACCCGGCCTCCGCCCGCGGAGAGCTGGGCCTGAGCGGGATGGTCTGTATCGGGGCGAGCCCTGAGCACGCGCGAAACGCGGTCGCGCTTGCCGAACGCTTTGAGGACGTGTGGGCGACGGTAGGCCTGCACCCGACCGATACGGGAGAAGACAGCGCGCAGGCACGAGCAGAGATCGAGGCTCTGGCGCGTCATCCACGCGTGGTCGGCATCGGGGAAAGCGGCCTGGACGACTACTGGGACGAGACAAAAAGGGCGGCCCAGGTCGCGGCTTTCGAGTGGCAGCTCGACCTCGCGCGGCGCAGCGGGAAGCCCCTGGTCCTCCATGTGCGCGACAAACCGGGGCAGGACTCGGCACACCGGGGCGTGATGGACGTGCTTTCGGCGTGGCCGGACGTGCCGGTGATTCTGCACTGCTTCAGCGGCCATCCCGGTCTCCTCGCCTGCGGCCTGGAGCGGGGGGCATTCTTTGGGTTTGCGGGCAACACGACGTACAAGAACGCCCAAGAGATTCAGGCGGCAGCGCGGCAGGTCCCGCAAGACCGCCTGCTGCTGGAGACGGACGCGCCCTTTCTCGCACCCGTACCGCGGCGCGGCCAGCCCAACCGCCCCGGCTACGTGCGCTATACGCTGGACTTCATCGCGGGGCTGCGCGGGATAGAGGCGGCAGCCTTGGAAAGGATCACGGACGAGAACGCCCGCCGGATCTACCGGCTACCGGGCGAGTCACGGCCGGGGCCTGAGGCAGAAGGCGATGACCCAAGGTGA